AGTTCTATTTTTCCTGATCCGAGTGGCATTCTCTGTTTAACGCGCCGCTACGACCCTAACTCGACCGGTGGATCGAGGCTTAGTGCCACCGGTGACGAGTGCGGTCTTGCCTGCGATTTTGAGGTCCATGACGTCATACTGCCAGACGCACCTGCCCGCCGTCCCCGCGCGGTGCGCGATCGGTGCCCGCCCGGTGCCCGCCCGGTGCCCGCACTCGCGTGTTGCTACTTCAGGAGATCCGGCCTCCTGGCATCCGCTCACCCCCGGAAACACGCGGCCCGCCCCCGCTCCAACCGGCAATGTCCTGAACTAGCAACCGGCGGCCCGCGACACGGCCCAGCTCGTCCCAGGGCACAAACACCTGCCCGCCCGGTGCGCTTATCCAGTGCCCTGGCCTGGTGCGCGCACTCGCGTGTTGCTACTTCAGGAGATCCGGCCCCCTGGCATCCGCTCACCCCCGGAAACACGCGGCCCGCCCCCGCTCCAACCGGCAATGTCCTGAACTAGCAACCGGCGGCCCAACAAAGACCGGGCGGTCAGCCAAGCTCCCAGCTGCACGGCGCTGCGGCCCAACGCTCCGGGTAGCGAGAGCACACGAGCTCCTGCGCGCAGCCCGGTCGCGCCCGCAGCTTGGCAATCGGGGCCGACATGATCCACGATGGAGTATGAGCACATTATGACTGAACACCACATGGATGAGCCCGCCTTCGATGCCGCCTACTGGGACACCCGTTACCGCGACAGCACCTCGGTGTGGAGTGGCAACCCGAACCCCGTCCTCGTGAGTGAGGCCGCCGAACTCGCGCCCGGTCGGGCCCTCGACATCGGCAGCGGCGAGGGAGCGGATGCCATCTGGCTCGCCGCCCGAGGCTGGGCCACCACCGCCGTCGACATTTCCAATGTCGCCCTCGATCGCGCCGCCGACCGAGCGCGCGCCGCGGACCCGGACATCGCTGCTCGCATCGAGTGGTTGCAACAGGACATCGTGGACTGGACGCCACCCCCGGCCACATTCGATCTCATCACCTCGCAGTTCATGCATCTGCCGAGCGCTCAACGAGTGGTCCTGTTCGCACGCCTGGCTGCAGCCGTTGCGCCGGGCGGCACTCTGCTGATCGTGGGCCATCATCCGTCGGACATGGAGTCCGGGGTGCATCGCCCACCGCGCGCCGACCTATTTTTCACCCCGGAGAGCATCGCCGAGACCCTCGACCCGGCGCAGTGGGAGATTCTTGTGACCGACGCCCGTGCACGCACTGTCGTCGGCACTGACGGTGCGCCCACGACCATCCACGACGCGGTACTTCGCGCCCAGCGGCGACCATCTGCTATTTGAGCGGCTCGGAGTCGCCGGAAAGCGCAGGTGGTCGGGAAGCGTCGAGACAGCACAGGTGGATGCCGCGCCCGGCCCGGCTCGGCGGAGGCTCGTGCCCGCAGGTGGCTCGGGTGCCCCGTTGTTAGTTCAGGAGATCCGGTAGAAGACCGGCGGACTCCCCTGTCTTTCCGGGAGCCCCCAGCCGAAAGCACCCGGATCTCCTGAAGTAGCGACAGACACCGCCGCAGACTGCACTGCTCCAGATGCCACGGGCCACGCGAAGCCTCGGCTCGATGTCAGCCCGGCCCGGCCGTCCTCGGCGGAGGCTCATACCCGCCGGTGGCTCGGGCACCCCGTTGCTAGTTCAGGAGAACCGGTAGAACACCGGCGGGCTCCCCCGTGTTTCCGGGAGCCCCCAGCCAAAAGCACTCGGATCTCCTGAACTAGCGACAGACACCGCCGCAGACTGATCGTGCCCGAGCGCCAGGCGACGCATCCACTCGGCGCGACGAGACGCAGCGCCACGCCGGCTCACGACCGCCGGTGGCTCGGGTGCCCGGCTGCTAGTTCAGGAGAACCGGCAGAACACCGGCGGGCTCCCGCGTGTTTCCGGGAGCCCCCAGCCAAAAGCACTCGGATCTCCTGAACTAGCGACACAGACGCCGCTGAAAACGCCCAGTAACGGCGGGAGGCGAGCAGCCGGGCAGAGCTAGTTCGCGAGGCGCTCGAGAACGAGCGCGGCCAGCTGCTGCGCAAGGCGGTCCGCGGTGGGCTGATCGGCAGCCTCAACCATGACGCGAACCATGGGCTCGGTGCCCGAGGGCCGAAGCAGCACACGTCCGGTGTCGCCGAGTTCCGCCTCGGCGGCAACGACGGCCGCGGCAATCACGTCGTCCGACACGAGAGCCGAACGGTCGACGCCACGCACATTCACGAGAATCTGCGGGTAGACAGTCATCACCGAGGCGAGCTCGGCAATTGTTTTGCCGGTGCGCGCCATTTCGGCAACGAGGTGCAGCCCGGTGAGAATGCCATCGCCGGTCGTGGCGAACTCCGTCATGATGACGTGTCCGGACTGCTCGCCGCCCAGGGAATAGCCGTGTGCGTTGAGTTCCTCGAGCACGTACCGGTCGCCGACCTTGGTCTGCACGACACGGATGTCGTTCTCGGCCATGGCCTTACGCAGGCCGAGGTTGCTCATGACCGTGGCGACGAGGGTGCGGTCTTTCAGCACTCCACGCTCAGCCATGGACACGGCGAGAATGGCCATGATCTGGTCACCATCGATGATGTTGCCCTCGCGGTCAACGGCGAGGCAGCGGTCCGCGTCGCCGTCGTGGGCGATGCCGATGTCTGCCCCGTGTTCAAGCACGGCCCTGGCGAGGTTGTCGAGGTGAGTCGAACCCACGCCGTCGTTGATATTGAGGCCGTCGGGGTCGGCGCCGATCACCGTGAGGCGAGCGCCGGCATCGGTGAAAACCTGGGGTGACACTCCGGCAGCGGCGCCGTGAGCACAGTCGAGCACCACGTGAATGCCAGCAAGCGGGTTCGGCAGGGTGCCGAGCAGATGCACGACGTAGCGGTCCTCGGCGTCGGCGAACCGGCGCACGCGGCCGACATCGCCACCGATGGGCATAAGCGTGTCGCGGCCGATGTAGGACTCAATGCGGTCCTCGACATCGTCGGGAAGTTTGGTTCCGCCATAGGCGAAGATCTTGATGCCGTTGTCGGGGGCCGCATTGTGTGAGGCGGAAATCATCACACCAAAGTCGGCGCCGATGTCGGCGATCAGAAAGGCTGCGGCAGGGGTGGGGATGACCCCGGCGTCGAGAACATCGACGCCACTGCTGGCAAGTCCGGCCGAGACTGCGGCCGTCAGAAATTCTCCGGAGATGCGGGGGTCGCGGGCGACCACTGCTACCGGGCGGCGACCCTCGGCGAGGCGTGCGGTGGCACGACGACCGGTGGTCAATACTGCTGCGCTGGCCTGGGCAAGGCTCAGGGCCAGGCCAGCCGTGAGATCACGGTTGGCCAGGCCCCGAACGCCGTCCGTGCCGAATAGTCGAGACATAGAGTCTGGGTATCCGACGTGGGGGTTAGCGCTTAGAGAACTGAGGCGCCTTGCGGGCCTTCTTGAGTCCAGCCTTCTTACGCTCCTTGACGCGAGCGTCGCGGCTCAGGAAGCCGTTCTTCTTCAGGATGGCGCGGTTGTTCTCTTCGTCGATCAGGTTGAGCGAGCGAGCAATGCCGAGGCGAAGCGCGCCAGCCTGGCCGGAGGGGCCACCACCGGTGATGCGAGCGATGACATCGTACGAGCCGAGAAGGTCAAGAACCTTGAACGGGTCGTTGATGAGCTGCTGGTGCAGCTTGTTGGGGAAGTAATCGGCGAACTCGCGGCCGTTCACAACGATGGTTCCGGAGCCGGGGACGATACGCACGCGGGCAATGGCCTGCTTGCGACGGCCCACGGCTGCGCCGGGAACGTTGAGGACGGCGCGAGGCGCCTTGGTTACAGTCTCCGCGGGAGTCTCGGTCGAGTAGCTCTCGGGAGTTGCGTCAATCTGGTCTGCGATCTGCGCCACGATGGGTTGAATCCTTTTTCTAGAGTCGAGAAGTCTGGTCGGTCAGCGCTACTGCGCGACCTGGCCGAGGGTGTACGGCTTGGGCTGCTGAGCGGAGTGCGGGTGCTCGGGGCCGGCGTAGACCTTGAGCTTCGTCAGCTGTGCACGGCCGAGCGAGTTCTTCGGCAGCATGCCGCGAATCGCCTTTTCAACCGCACGCGTGGGGTGCTTCTCGAGCATCTCGGAGTAGTTGGTTGCCGTGAGGCCGCCCGGGTAACCGGAGTGGCGGTAGGCGATCTTGAGGTCGAGCTTCTTGCCGGTCAATGCAATCTTGTCCGCGTTCACGATGATGACGAAGTCGCCACCATCCATGTGCGGGGAGAAGGTTGCCTTGTGCTTGCCGCGCAGCAGAATTGCCGCGTGGCTGGCCAGACGTCCGAGAACGATATCGGTGGCATCGATGACAACCCAGTCGTGCTGGAGTTCGCTTGCCTTGGGGGTGTAAGTGCGCGTCACTATTGTGCTGCTTTCTTCTTTTCGAACGGAGGTGTTCGTGAATCCCGCTCCGGGCGTGTTTTCGTGATGAAAACACTGTCGATGGAGGGCTCACGTTCGTATGTCGCGCTGCAACGCGCAGACATCAAGGGTCAACACTACGCGCCCGCCGAACCTAGTGCAAGTCGACGCTCAGAGGGTGGGAAGCGCGCGCCGATTACGGGTCTCCAGCGAGCGGATGCCGAGGGCTGCGTCCTCGGGGTAGCCCACGTCCATCAGCGTGAGGCCTTCGGGGGGCATCACCTTGAACTCCGTGATGCGTGCCCGCTCAATGTGCAGATTCACGAGTCGTGCGGCGTCGAGCTTGCCCTCCCCCACCGACACGCACGCACCCACGAGGGCGCGCACCATGCTGTGGCAAAAGGCATCCGCTGTGAGGGTGGCAATGAGCACCCCGTCGTCGTCTCGACGCCACTGAAAATCCTGCAGCGTTCGAATGGTCGTGGCACCGGGCCGGGGTTTGCAGTACGCGGCAAAGTCGTGCAGTCCCACCAGGTTGGCCGCACCGGCATCCATCAGGTCGACATCAAGCTTTCCCGGATGCCACGTGGTGCGCAGACGCTGTTGCGGGTCACGCAGTGCATGCAGATCGGAGATGCGGTACTCGTACCGTCGCCACAGCGCAGAGAACCGGGCATCGAAACTGGTGGGAACCACGGTGGCCCGGCGCAGCACAATGTCGGGTTGCGTCACGAGCACACCGCTGAGACGGCGCTGCACCGCGACGGCGAGCGGAAGGGGCGGGCGATCGCCGGTGCCCCGCTTAGCCCGCACGAGCGCGTCGGCCTGTTCGGGCGTGAGATCGAAGTGGGCGACCTGCCCGCGCGCGTGCACACCGGCATCCGTTCTGCCGGCCACAATCAGGGTGGGGTGCGGCGGGAACCGGCGCAGAATGGTCGCGAGGCCCTCTTCGATCTGGGCCTGCACGGTTCGGAAGCCGGGCTGGCTCGCCCAACCCGCGAAATCTGTGCCGTCATAGGCGATGTCGAGGCGGATGCGCGTGGCCGCGGGCCAGGGTGGGCCGACACGAGGCGCTAAGAGATTCACAGTTACCAGCCTAGGCGGCTGGGTAGGGTTATCTTTGTTGTTCGGTTAGCTCCGAATCACCGAGCAATTATGAAGCCAACGCAAACATCGCAGACCAGTCTGGTCGCCTCTCCCCCCGTGGCCACCGCTCCACACTCACCGCGGGTCAGCGGTCGCTTGTCGGGACTCGACGGCCTGCGCGCCATCGCCGTGGTCGCCGTGGTGATCTACCACTTCTTTCCCGATGTGCTGCCGGGCGGTTTCATCGGTGTCGACGTGTTCTTTGTGATCAGTGGCTTTCTGATCACCGGGCTACTGGTGTCCGAGCACACCCGCACCGGTCGGGTGTCGCTGCGCAACTTCTGGCAGCGTCGAGCCCGCCGTCTGGTGCCGCCGCTCGTGCCGTTGCTCCTTGCGTGCAGCACCGCAGCGTGGCTGATCGGCGGCGATGTTCTGGTGGGCATCGGCGCTCAGCTCCTCGGGGCCGTGACCTTCGGGTACAACTGGGTCTCCATTGCCAATGACGCGAGCTACTTTGCCGTTGATCAGCCTGAGCTGTTTCGAAACCTCTGGTCGCTGGCGGTTGAGGAGCAGTTTTATGTGATTTGGCCCCTGCTCCTCCTCGCCATCTTGCTGCTGCGCAAACCGTGGATGCGGCTGGCGCTCGTAGCCGCCCTGGCTGTGGCGTCGATGCTGTGGATGGCGGGCCTCTATCAGCCGGGCGTGGACCCCACCCGCGCCTACTACGGCTCTGACACCCACAGTTTCGGCCTGTTTACCGGCGCCAGTCTCGCCCTGTTATTGCGGCGACCCGCAGGTGCCCGTAATGAGCTCCCCCGCCTGCGTCCGTGGCTGGGCGGTGCCGCGCTGCTCGGCATTGCGGCGGCAGCACTGTGGTTGCCGGAAGACGGAGCCGCGACCTACCGTGGTGGCCTGGCACTCGTCAGCGTCCTCACCGCCGTGGCCATCTGGGCCGGCGTGCGCGGCGGTCGGTTCGGCGAACTCCTCGACGCCACGCCCCTGCGATACGTCGGTGAGCGCTCCTACGGCATCTACCTCTGGCACTGGCCGGTTCTCGTGCTGCTCCAGGTGGGGCTGCCGGGAACACCGTCCGTGTGGCACGTGCTGCTCCTTGGTGTGCTCGCTGCTGCGATCACGCTCGGTGCGTCAGTGGCGTCCTATC
This sequence is a window from Cryobacterium sp. CG_9.6. Protein-coding genes within it:
- a CDS encoding class I SAM-dependent methyltransferase; the protein is MTEHHMDEPAFDAAYWDTRYRDSTSVWSGNPNPVLVSEAAELAPGRALDIGSGEGADAIWLAARGWATTAVDISNVALDRAADRARAADPDIAARIEWLQQDIVDWTPPPATFDLITSQFMHLPSAQRVVLFARLAAAVAPGGTLLIVGHHPSDMESGVHRPPRADLFFTPESIAETLDPAQWEILVTDARARTVVGTDGAPTTIHDAVLRAQRRPSAI
- the glmM gene encoding phosphoglucosamine mutase, coding for MSRLFGTDGVRGLANRDLTAGLALSLAQASAAVLTTGRRATARLAEGRRPVAVVARDPRISGEFLTAAVSAGLASSGVDVLDAGVIPTPAAAFLIADIGADFGVMISASHNAAPDNGIKIFAYGGTKLPDDVEDRIESYIGRDTLMPIGGDVGRVRRFADAEDRYVVHLLGTLPNPLAGIHVVLDCAHGAAAGVSPQVFTDAGARLTVIGADPDGLNINDGVGSTHLDNLARAVLEHGADIGIAHDGDADRCLAVDREGNIIDGDQIMAILAVSMAERGVLKDRTLVATVMSNLGLRKAMAENDIRVVQTKVGDRYVLEELNAHGYSLGGEQSGHVIMTEFATTGDGILTGLHLVAEMARTGKTIAELASVMTVYPQILVNVRGVDRSALVSDDVIAAAVVAAEAELGDTGRVLLRPSGTEPMVRVMVEAADQPTADRLAQQLAALVLERLAN
- the rpsI gene encoding 30S ribosomal protein S9, producing MAQIADQIDATPESYSTETPAETVTKAPRAVLNVPGAAVGRRKQAIARVRIVPGSGTIVVNGREFADYFPNKLHQQLINDPFKVLDLLGSYDVIARITGGGPSGQAGALRLGIARSLNLIDEENNRAILKKNGFLSRDARVKERKKAGLKKARKAPQFSKR
- the rplM gene encoding 50S ribosomal protein L13, which gives rise to MTRTYTPKASELQHDWVVIDATDIVLGRLASHAAILLRGKHKATFSPHMDGGDFVIIVNADKIALTGKKLDLKIAYRHSGYPGGLTATNYSEMLEKHPTRAVEKAIRGMLPKNSLGRAQLTKLKVYAGPEHPHSAQQPKPYTLGQVAQ
- a CDS encoding tRNA pseudouridine synthase A: MNLLAPRVGPPWPAATRIRLDIAYDGTDFAGWASQPGFRTVQAQIEEGLATILRRFPPHPTLIVAGRTDAGVHARGQVAHFDLTPEQADALVRAKRGTGDRPPLPLAVAVQRRLSGVLVTQPDIVLRRATVVPTSFDARFSALWRRYEYRISDLHALRDPQQRLRTTWHPGKLDVDLMDAGAANLVGLHDFAAYCKPRPGATTIRTLQDFQWRRDDDGVLIATLTADAFCHSMVRALVGACVSVGEGKLDAARLVNLHIERARITEFKVMPPEGLTLMDVGYPEDAALGIRSLETRNRRALPTL
- a CDS encoding acyltransferase family protein — protein: MKPTQTSQTSLVASPPVATAPHSPRVSGRLSGLDGLRAIAVVAVVIYHFFPDVLPGGFIGVDVFFVISGFLITGLLVSEHTRTGRVSLRNFWQRRARRLVPPLVPLLLACSTAAWLIGGDVLVGIGAQLLGAVTFGYNWVSIANDASYFAVDQPELFRNLWSLAVEEQFYVIWPLLLLAILLLRKPWMRLALVAALAVASMLWMAGLYQPGVDPTRAYYGSDTHSFGLFTGASLALLLRRPAGARNELPRLRPWLGGAALLGIAAAALWLPEDGAATYRGGLALVSVLTAVAIWAGVRGGRFGELLDATPLRYVGERSYGIYLWHWPVLVLLQVGLPGTPSVWHVLLLGVLAAAITLGASVASYRWLETPVRRDGVRGTISRLMTVWRLPLRRRSLVVALVAVLVLTSGGTAAALVTAPVLTTAEIEIARGQRAIDAAAKAAARAEAAAARVAAAAPAALPEGATITAVGDSVMLASAPELQTAFPGISIDAAVSRGMHSAAGILQELNQAGTLRPVVVVGLGTNGPITAAELDAVKSAIGPTRKLILVNAYADRDWTEGVNASLASFAASNRLVELANWHDAIAPRTDLLAGDGVHPGTDGGQLYTDAVTAAVQRLANLPTRRPSSR